TAATTCCCAATAGCTTTGATTGAGCAGCattattttccagttttaagTGGTTGCCAATCCATGTAAGGGTTAATATATCATACTATACACTAGTAGGCTTCTGATGTCTTTACCTCATGTTTTACTGTAACATTGCTCAGTCTCACTACAGTACTGTATAAGGCTCAGTCAATACCCggctgcttttcttttaatgactCAATCTGCTGAGATCTTTGTCCAGTCTACTCAGCATATTTCCACTCAGCAACATGGTAAAAACTGGAGGACACAAGCCTCTGAGGTTATCCCATGTTTTCAGATTGTattgagtgtttgtgtggacATGCTGAGGACACTGACAATGGGGTGAGAAAGAATTGATCTTAATGTGGTAGTAAGATAGAGAGGAATAAACACAAGGCTGATGCATTGGCCTTCATCCTCATGCAACCCTTTGCGTTTCCAGACAACTGAACTGTATTATCAGTTCAAGGTAAAAGTAGTTTTTAATTGACACACGTCCACAATTCAGCGGTAGGCACACATTGTGAAACAATTCTAGTTTTAAACTTGTGGTCAATGTTGTGAATTAGGAAAAGATCGCGGTTTGGGTTACAAGCATGTTTGTTATGAAACTTGGATGTTAGTTCAGTAGCCTACATTACGTTAAAATAAGTCAACGTTGACGTTGTAGTTTCACATAGGACACGAACAGCGGTCACCtgggggaaagtcctgtgtttgtttgacccatatATCTGCCCCAAACTACTCCCTACatggactttgattaaaaacataatgatATGTCAAAAACACACGTGATTCGTGACAAAATATGTTTCCCTTGTGAATGCAATTGTGAATGCAGTCATTTTTAGGGGACAGACAAAAACTAtacatgaatgaaatgaaacatcATATCCCCTATGTGTCAATGGTGGATGAATTCAAGGGTTTCAAAAGCCTATATTGTgcaattcatttacatttaaacatgaaaataacccaaaagtggatttgtgtttatttaaaggaCAACAGTGATATTACAAGATATTACAATTTCTTGTTTATGATCCTTTGAATAAATGACACTCTTTAAACGTTGCCTTCACATTGTTGTAAAGTTAATGTACGTCATTTCACAGTGACAGTAACAGTGAAGATGCATATAATGTGCAGAAAATCAGCGCTGCCCCTTTTCAAGAGCTTTCAAATAAACAGAAGATGCATAATAATGTATTGACAGACTTCTTTTACTATAATTAAAtatcacacatttaaataagttATAGCTTGTGTTCCCAAATCGGGAATGGAAAAGTGCTGGTTGAATGAAGTGTTGGTATTTGTGGCTTCTGGTAGTCTTTGCTGCCCTCTAACCCAAAAAGATTGTCAACACAGGCAGTACTGTAcatcattattacattttcctttgttatttttcatgCCTTAAAATCTgccaaatgtacagtatacatatgggtttttattacatttgtgtaATTGTAAGATCGAATGTCAACTCCACACAGCTCTGAGACACTTTCAAGGTGGTTTTCTTACTTTTGGCCAAAAGTGTGATAGCTGCTTGAAATTTGATTCATGCTGCTATTTTAGTTTTGAACTGTGTCCTACCATTAATGTGAAATTCACAAAATGTGAAACCATCTTAGGTTTCTGTCATTCAAGAGGACCACTGGATATTAACCtaatttatttaacccttgtgttgtcttcccgtcaaccaggaaaacaaaaaagttcactttttcatttttgtcactttttcaatgttgtgggtgcttttttgatgttttttccaaagttatttgatattttcaatgttgacattttcagcgcttattttgaaggcccatgttttgtgataaaataaaactgaaaacaggtgcaaattgacccgaggacaacatgagggttaaacaacgtgacactttattttgaagacCTTTAGAAGGTTGAGATGGGCTGTTGTTGGCCCAAAAGTCAGTCTGTAACTATATTAGTGCATCATGTACATCTAGTGGTTGATTAATGAGGCTGCTTACTGTATGTTTCAAACCACAGATGGTGCAACTTAAAACCACTTTACCACCAAGGGTACATTACAGTATGCTTGAATATACATTTTGGTCAAATTAAAAGAGTAATAAAGAATGAAAAGACATATTCTACGTGTGTTTTTTAAGTGAAACCCATCTCTACATCTCCCTGTCTTCCTGGGTCACCAAGTCGGACATACCCAGTAATGTCTCCTTTCTGTTTTCTACATCCTCCACCTTCTTCCTCTCAATTTGGCACTTATTCAGGCAGTCCTCACACAGGTCACTCTCCTGGACCAGATAAAACCTCTCTGCCATCATCAGGGACTCGTTGCTGGGTACCTCCTCTATGGCGAGTGGGTTCCTGTCCAGGTTCACACTCTCCAGGTTGCTCAGCTTCCGGAGGCAGCCAGGGACCCGAGTGAATCGGTTGTCAGAAAGGCCGATGTGGCGGAGCTCTTTTAATGCAGAGATGGAGGACGGAAGACTTTCCAGTCGGTTTATACCCAGGTTGAGCGTCTGGAGGCTCCTTAGCAGGCCAATCTCGCTGGGCAGGCTTGTCAGACGGTTGTTACACAGGTTCAAAACCCGCAGGCTCTGGAGACGTCCAATTGTTACAGGGAGCTGCTCCAGCtggaagaaaaaacagtaacacattctgtAATACACGGTACGATACATAACAAATACAATGCCTTTCCTTTAAACATTTGACATGAAGTTAATTAGCTCTTCATAGGAAATAAATTCCCAACCTCGAACTCCCCAATCATAGTCTAACAGAATAAGCtataaaaagttacaaaaatgttgcGGTATAGCATGCTATAAAAGTCACAATTTAGAATGTAATAAAAGTCAAAGAACAGTATGTTATAAAAGGCATAAAAGGCATAGCATAGTGGGTTGAAAATattccaaaaagtcatagtatagtatatttaaaaaagtcacaaaaagtcatagtatagtatgtcaaatttttttttaaagaattaataATATAGTATCTTAATACggtgaaaaaattaaaaaagattaattgtatagtgtcaaaaaattattagtacagtatgtctaaaaaagttatagtaaagtaccttgaaaaaaagttacaaagtcATTGTTTGGCACATCATAGTATATGATGCATGAAAAAGCTTCTTCAGAGCCATACAATACATGAAACAGCTGTTCTGTATCAAACAGCAGTCAGTTAACAAAGGCACACAGTCAATAAACCAAAGATGCCTTTGGAAGCGTGTGTTCTAAAATGTGGAGTCATACCCACATAATTGCTGTGCAGATCCAAAACACGGATTCTGATGAAATTGTCAATGAAGTCCGGGACCTTTGTAATCAGGTTCCTGCTCAGGTCCAGTTCATCCATTTCACACAGCTTCTGGATGCACTTCGGCACCGTGACGACTTCCTTGAAACTGAGGTTCAGACGACGTATACCGTCCAGAGTCAACTCCACACAGTTCTGAGCCACTTTCAAGGTGATGGTCTTACTTTTAGCctgtttgattttctttcccTTGGCCATTCTGCTGCAGGGAGTCACAGACCAGTGAAGGGGACTGTAGTTAACAGTGTTCAGGAATGAAAGATGATGTTACTCAACACAGTCCAGCCAGCTGAAACAGAAGACAAAGGGGAGTTTCACCTTTCATTATAACTCATTGTTCCATGGCAAAGCAAATTAACTTACACTTTGCTGGTGCTTTGTAGTTAAATGTAATTAGACTTTGTTATTGCATgtacaatacaacaacaatagtATAGAGCTGCATTAACAATCATTTTATCATTGATGTCATATCTCTTGGTTATTTTCTCAACTTATCCataagttgtttggtctataaaatgtctgaaagaaaTTGTGACCAGTTTCCCAAATCCCAttatgatgtcctcaaatgtcttgtttttttccacaactcaaacatattcagtttattgtcacaaagtagtgaagaaactagaaaatgttcacatttaagaagtgggaatcagaaaatattgaaatttcTTTTCTGTAAAACAGACTCAAACCGGttgatcaaaatagttgcagatcaATTCAATAGTTTACAACGGCTCTAAGAAGATTGACTGAATTGACTGGAACTAAATAAAAGTGGTGTTCCTACtgtatcaaaagaaaaagaaaaaaggtgtttcagaataaaagttaaagtCAATGGTTGTGGTTGTGTTAGTTAGTTGGTTAGTTCTTGCAAATCATTTTTGAAGAAACTCTTTGATTTCTTACCAGCACTACTGAGTCAGCGTCCTGAGCTCCAGCCCGCTGAgtaacatgaaaaagaaaaaagggccTGACGTTTATTTCTCCAGCCTGAGAATTTCACTTTGCGTTAAGACACTGCCACAAgagatttgtaaaaaaaactctacagATCGAAGTCCAACAAAGAAAAGGCTTGTTGTGCAGTAGCTGTCCGTCAACAGACTCACTTTGCCAGACATGGGTTTGTTTCCTCTTGTTTCCGGGCAACTGCTTTTTTCTCTCAGTTGACTTTATGGCTTTATGGCTGTAACCATGCAGCTTAAGCAGGACCTTTTTTCTTTCGGTCTGTGTATTTGGGACatgagacttagacttagacttagacttctctttatttttcaaatttttaagacatttttaaaagctcaCATTGACTTTGAGTAATAGATGCTAGCAACAATTAccatggtttttttttttaaatctgttaccgtgatcttttaaaaatgttccagTCCACGTGATAAGCAGGTAAACGCAGTATACCCACTATAAGGGCTCCAGGATTTTCCTTATCTCGTAACTGGTTGCCTTGGTTCCAGGCTTAAAACTCTTTACATAAgcagttttttaaatgtcaataaacaaATTGCATTGGGAAAAACACTTTGAGAACTGGAGCCTTTAAAAACGTAGGCAGTCACTGTTGAGCTCCATATGATACAGTCAGACAGttacctctctctttctctctctctcaaacacttactcacacacacgcgcacacacacacacacacacacacacacacacacacacacacacacacacacacacacacttctgtaaGCAGTAAGTATGATGTATCACATACTTTAGAGACACCTCACACAATGCTCTGTATAGTTTTCATTACCACTCACTGTGAATGCCAGTCAGGTACAGTACCCCCAACCAACCAGTAGGCTGTGCTGTCTTTGTACATATCCCAGTCAAAGGCCACGTCTCTCTACCTTGAAGTCAGTACGGTACAGTACCCAGTCAGACATTCCTGAGACACTGCAAGATGAAGCATCTCATCAGCAAAATGTCTTACTGTTGTTTAGGCAAATTATAACATGTGATTTTTGCGATTTAGTGCTGGGAGTCATGTAACCAGGCCCTGGTAATATTCTGTTTAATTCTTATTCAGATTACACTGTTCATGTGAACCTGAGTGTTTACTAGGAAGTGGTATCAGGTGCATGATGTCAagataaacagacacagacaacacagacacGATAGAGGCTTTAGAGATGCAGAGTGCTTTTACAAATAACCCCATTATCACTGTACTCCCAAACATTGTGAATGCCAAACAGAGAACAGAAAATGAAAGGCAGAATGAACTATTAACATGGTGTGGTTCAATGGTCTGCATGCCTTTTTTTCATGGGATACACTGACCTACACTGTGACACGGTACAGAagaggaaaagcacaggtgttaatACTAAAATAATTTACAGCAGCTGGGGGCTCATGTGTACTGACAAAGCATgtcaaaggctttttttttaggatGTGCAGGAGAAGCTTTACCACGCACGGCAGCTGTATTCGCATGACATTGCGCAAGGATCACAGGATCACATATgtagtttgtatgtgtgtggaagcaccagacacacaaagtaacaccccaaatcccagaaaaaaatagatttttccaTGATATGGGCAGTAATGCAAGCTTACCAACCCAATCAGCATCCGGTAAGGAATAGGGCTTAATCAATCAGTTGTCAACTGttaaattctctgattccagcttcctAAATGTGAACATTTCCTGGTTTCTTCACTCCTCAATGACAGTGAACTGTACATCTTTGAGTTGGGACAAAACAAGAGGACGTATTGATTATTCGAGAGCCCTAGTTgggagctactggcagctacgGGCGTGGTTTACGTGTGGACAGCCGCCACTGTTCGTTCAAAAACACAATGGCGGACGTGATAGACATCCAATCACAATGCCCTttcccaaacagtttccaatgaccATTTCTCATCAGGTTAGCAAAGGCTCCTGCttactacttacttacttactactgtgtgtttttgttgtgtttttaaagttaagGTACAGAAAAGCGTCTTTAAAACTCTGCATGACACTACATTTTTTCAGATCCATAAGCTGTTCTAAGTCGCTGGTCGTCTGTGTGACATCCTcacctcgctctctctctttcattcggTGTCTGTCAGTTGCATATATTATTGGTCTTCTtcttgttatggtttggggtttttgttggggtatttttcctgtttggccttccctgggtTTTTGTCCCGGCTTTGTCCCTNNNNNNNNNNNNNNNNNNNNNNNNNNNNNNNNNNNNNNNNNNNNNNNNNNNNNNNNNNNNNNNNNNNNNNNNNNNNNNNNNNNNNNNNNNNNNNNNNNNNTTTTCCCCAATAAACCCCTGTTGCCTTCCTACCTGGTacactgcgtttgggtcctccttccgcccCCACCACAACACTTCtgaaatattagaaacactaaaGGAGTACCAGAAATCCAAAGATGTTATATATTTGGTGTTGTTCCATTATTTTTGAGACCTGAAGTGACGTGGGTGTTTGGTTATTCTGTCCAATAAACAAGCGACCGCCTCAATTGCGTGACGTATGTTTACAGTGTATGGTGTGTTTGACAAAGTACAGTGTCAACGCAAACTGAATACAAACTTATTGTATTAAAGTCTGCACGCACCAACCTTAAATGAAGTCACTTACAGTACCACATCAAGAATGAGCatgttagtctatatccacaacgttccacatCTGGGATTGTTGCATTGCAGACGGAAATTCAGCTACCAttggctttctttttgttggcattttaaactctggtcaatttatgaggactatagtGAACCTTTTtatcagatctctgcagggtaaatccagacagctagctagactatctgtccaatctgaattttttgttgcaagactaaaacaaccCTTAaacgtgcacatgttccactaaaacaagttccttcctgagtcttttttgcagaggcgccgttGTCCATACGCGCTTGGGGATGCCTAATACGATTGTgataggtttaaagaaatgccgataaaccaccCCAGAATGCTATTTGGACTTCAccgaccctcctctgcagcgctgtgaaggaaggtcttgCAATGCGTGACTAtgagcatgcaaacacacacttgaattATGGCAATAAATATAATCCTCccacagaaagaaacaaatctgCTGGGGTTAGGGGTTAGATTCCACGCTGTCTGTCAAGGCAAAAGCAGCCCTAGTAGTGTAGACTATGAAAAAAAGTAACcacaaaatgcattgttttgtaaTGGCACCCTACAGACAAAACCCACATCCATTAACTTCCTCCCTTTTGGATCAGAACTGcccttgttttatttgttcatttatttacagtgtttattttctattctcCTGAAAAAGCAGATGAAAGTATAATATGTTCCATAAGCCTGAGTCATTTCCCTCAGCAGTGTGAAACACAGGTCAGGAGATGTGCAGGTCACACCGAAGGAAATGGGGCTGACCTAATTGAGTGAGGTAGTTTAGATTATGCCTAACGACTAGAAATgtgagctctgtgtgtgtgtgtgtgtgtgtgtgtgtgtgtgtgtgtgtgtgtgtgtgtgtgtgtgtgtgtgtgtgtgtgtgtgtgagtgtaacaGAGACCGGgagaaaaataagcaaaaaagacaattattttgttttaaactgttttgtttttatcatctttATGATACAAGCTGCTATCTACttaatacagtattttattcatatgtAATAGCAGGCCACACAAACTATGATAAGCTAGACTGTACAAGAGTCATACATGCTTAGAATTTAGCATTGGCAATTTTCTTTTGGTGTCAGTTCTATTGAAGTTAATAGGACGTGCAAGTCCCACTAGAACCCGTCATATCTGCTCTGTTTCACTTTAGACTAAAAATACTTCCACAAATgaacatttagaaaaagtttTGTTGTCCTTGTTATTGGTCTCCAGCAGATCTTGGGTCTGTTCAGCAGCATATCTCAACTCAAGCACCTGTTTTGGTCCAAAATAGCTGCTAAATCAGGATGCATGACCAAACGGGCAGGCCCGAGTCACATGTCATGACAACGACTAGGCCAGAAAGACTGTAATGTAgctaacatgttaaaaacactcATACCAGCTTAGCTACAGTAGCTATAAAAGATTCCCACTAATGTTATTTACTGGTGCTAGGGgtagttactgtagctaacaaCATTTTTAGTTAGCTAGGGTTATCTACTGTGGCTTACAAGCTAAACAACAACTtctaaattaaagctgcaagcagcgttggagGGGCCCTCGCATCTCCTTGCACATTGGAGATACTGGCAGACGCCGCTCCATGCGAACACGCATTTGCACAGCACTCAGACACAGCCAACCATCACCAATGAACTCAATGAGTTTACTAATatctcacacaagactctaggTTATTGTCACGATTGACAACTGGAGAAGAGGTTTTCAAGTTcccaattttttattttattaacaaaaacaacactaaaatataaatgtatgtaaatcggatgatgtttgtcatgtAAGGCTGATATCCTGTTGATATCCTATGATCAGAAGGTAAAGCTGAGGCTGATGATAAGTTAACTAAACAGTTAACTAACTTAACTAAAAACAGTGGGCTCCCCTTTGTGAATACTGAGAACCACTGTTTAGGAATTGTGAAAATTGCAAAAGAAGTACGACATGTGGAATTGGCCAAAATTGTACCAATTTCAaactttcatttcaaaatggtGGACATCCTGTACCCCAACAGGATGTCCaccattttgaaatgaaagtaTGGCTCCAATAACTTTTTCTATACATCTTGAGTTGTTCATATGTCTACCAAGTTTTGGGAGTTAAACATACTGCTGGGGCTgaattttttccattttgtatgGGGTGCTAGCAAGccatttttgtgcatttattcCCAAAACCCTTTAAatacgtttttattttcaccAGAATTGATGCAACCgccaattttggtgagtttttgagtatgttaagcGAGGGTGACCAGACGgcccccggtttccggggacagtccgcGGTTTTAGTGACCTGTGCctggctggatctgtccccggaaatgtcccctgAAATTTCCCCGGTTTTGACAGACCCGaaagtggaatgaaagaaagaaagaaaacactgactaaACGGAGCTGATAGTCGCTCAAGAcaagctcagagatgttttagaaagccgtattttacgatgctaaaattactgattatttacatggagtctggtgggtttagccgACGCAATTTCGCtgacttttatgtttaaaaaaaggatcttaatctttaacagaggTCAACCTCCTtggaaatcctttccataatgttgtctatTAGGggaaacagctctaggtctagtgtccccgttttaagttttacaaaaataaaaacacgacgtgttttggaggtaaatccgcttctgagctgaaaatgtccctggATTTTGTCTGcaaaatctggtcaccttatgTAAAGCCcctcaaaaaagtgattaatttGCCAGAAGAAAGAAAGCGAAAGGAAGAATTCTTTAAGTTTTAATGGGGCCTTTGCCGCTGTCAGCGCTCGGGCCCTAAATAGCTAGGGTTAGCTGTAGCTAACAAGCTACGCAACACCCATCCAAGGTTAGgtgggaacaaaaacaaaattagctTGTATTAGCTATCGTAGTAACACGCCACAAACCAAATGTTAGTTAGCTAGAATTAGCTATTGTTTCTTACAAGTGACAAATGGTTTGGACAAAAATTCCATTTACTGTTGTCCAACAGCAGAGGACCCCCAATATGGCTGCTATAGTAAAGTGTCTAGGCTCATTGGTGAAGAGCTGCCTCTTCACCAATGGCTTAGACCTGGCTTAGACCTGCACAGAATCAACCACCTGCAGTTGCCACACACTGCAGCCGGTGAGATGCTGTAACATTATTCTGAtagcaaagcaacaaaaacctcAAGGTGGCCTTCAAGTTTTGAAGCCAGGCAGCAGTTGCTTAGCCCTGCTCCACCCTCCTAAAGAAAGAAGTTAGCTAAGGCTAGCTCTTCCCTGTTCTAAGAACGAACTGGTTTAGGTGTTACAACCACAACATGAAACTATATAGAAAGTCTTATATTACTGATAGTTCTCACAGACTGAATGCAATCAATGATAGCCTAGTTCTAGTCTACACTATGACAATAAGTCTGGAACAGCAGATTTAGGCTACTTATAGGCCTACAGAGGCAAAATGATATGGGGAAGGGGGGCTAATTACAGAATCTAACATGTAGCAAAAGAAATAGCTGCAGATAATCAAAAAGATGTAGAAATAACAATAGAGACAGACCCATCCCTGATGTATTAGCCATCCagtatttcatgtattcatCTACCAGCAAGGATTTCCTTTCTCTCACCTATTTCCTTCCGTCCTGTCTTCTTTCACAGCTGCTTTCACAGCAAACTGTTTTCCTGCTGctcccatagaccgttaaaataaatggacagagcatgtgtgacgtcacccattggtttgtggggatcagaaatgagtcgtcNNNNNNNNNNNNNNNNNNNNNNNNNNNNNNNNNNNNNNNNNNNNNNNNNNNNNNNNNNNNNNNNNNNNNNNNNNNNNNNNNNNNNNNNNNNNNNNNNNNNaggtttaagttacttccgcagtggttgcacttttcgaaaccggatgctctgtccacttattttaacggtctatggctGCTCCCCACCATTgttttgcacacaaacatgtcatTCAAGTGTCTTGTTGTTGATAATttagatataataataattcatgtCTCCAAAGTCCatgctttaaaaatgaagtgacaaaggtttttatttaattaatgatgcggtgaaaaaataaaaagggcacTTGATATAAAACTATTCAGAACCAATTCCTTGGTGAAAGACTATAATTATGACATGCAATCCAACACAAACTGGTGGTGAGGTGTGACTGTTATTGTCCACTTCtcagttttgttttggtgtcatGCTTTCACTTCCTCCTAAAAGTGCAATGGTAGGACATTTTGTGATAAGTTTGGCGCCACGGTAGTCACGTCCATGACATTAACCAGTAATAAAACCTAAAAACAGTAGGCTCCCAGTTGTGAACACTGAGAACTCCTGTTTATGAATTGTATAAATTGCAAAAGAAGATTATGTAGGCTATGCCATGGTCAGTCAACCTTTACAGGATACATAAAGTTTTAATAGGAACACATAAATGGTGCTGGCGTTATCCCATTCAGGATCAGACACATGGCTCCAGAAGTTGTCATGGAGAATTTCTGATTCTTTCTTTCCTACATGTCTTTCCTACTCTGTTGTTAAGAGTGAAGctgcttctttttcttgtgCAGAGTTGAGTGATCGCTCATTGGACATGTTTAGGAAAGCTGGCACCGCGGCAGCAGTGGCATCCATGTGTTTATCTAAGCTTTGAATGGATGTGGCTTTCCTTCCCTCTAACTATGTGACTGTTGTGTTGCCTTCACTTCAAAGAGCTCCTTTCCGTTTTTGTAAAAGCTTGTTTTATTCCGCAAAGCGTAATACGGAATTGACAGAATGCTCACTAGGCATTTGAGAACATGTTTTAGGGTGGGGGTGTGAGTCAGTACTTTGGTACTTGTTTGCATATGATGACTGTAATGACTAGGTCGGGATTAGTTTGTGTATACAGAAGTGTCCTTGATTGTTTTAAAATCCGCATTATAAGACAAAATAATGAGTGATTTACTTCTGAGTGCTACCAATAGCCAAGTCCATTTATCAAACCGTGTAAACATGTAATGTCAAAACTAAAAACCCATTTCCATAAACTTGAATATAAGCCAGGAttcacatttactgtacacTTGTTCATAGCAGACACATTGGGAGAACTTTTAA
This sequence is a window from Etheostoma cragini isolate CJK2018 chromosome 21, CSU_Ecrag_1.0, whole genome shotgun sequence. Protein-coding genes within it:
- the lrrc18b gene encoding leucine-rich repeat-containing protein 18, coding for MAKGKKIKQAKSKTITLKVAQNCVELTLDGIRRLNLSFKEVVTVPKCIQKLCEMDELDLSRNLITKVPDFIDNFIRIRVLDLHSNYLEQLPVTIGRLQSLRVLNLCNNRLTSLPSEIGLLRSLQTLNLGINRLESLPSSISALKELRHIGLSDNRFTRVPGCLRKLSNLESVNLDRNPLAIEEVPSNESLMMAERFYLVQESDLCEDCLNKCQIERKKVEDVENRKETLLGMSDLVTQEDREM